In a single window of the Nocardioides sp. genome:
- a CDS encoding calcium-binding protein, with protein MRSRPVRLAPHAVAATALAATTALVAAPAQAATSASFAGGVLTVSLGSPTGFVVMPYGSGYSVTSDEGITSLPGCGKDDIDQWHCTGVTKVVVTGTSGADYVSVEGDFLVEARLGAGDDELYAESTRKVTAYTEAGADRVLLSNHNNLANIQAAHIDGGDGDDWIVGGSGGDTLIGGSGNDEIAGGAGNDSIQGGEGADKLFGGRFDKNPIDGGDGDDVLDGGGGDDLMYGGLGADVFNGGAGVDTVDYDNAYDFNVTRVFNASLDGIANDGVSGEGDNIGADGGVENLFIDAYGTFNPMTVVGNDAANTITGAPSGTVSVDLRGGNDSFVGGASDGGTISVVGGAGDDRITTWGKEISVDGGTGADMIKTQDGDSTVTGGPGSDSIITGAGNDTINSRDGEVDSISCGIGADTLIGDSHDVVNADPLAFCESQDLAAAVAGEVEIAIGARTKVSKKGVAKFKVANGLTNSVTVKAIVKSTKPKLRAGVRKATIKAGAKGAIKVKLSKKAFRLLKRKGKLKVVVTVRIVSGAQGKVTRKTVLKR; from the coding sequence ATGCGCTCTCGTCCCGTCCGTCTCGCACCCCATGCCGTCGCCGCCACCGCGCTCGCGGCCACCACTGCACTCGTGGCTGCTCCAGCCCAGGCGGCCACGAGCGCCTCGTTTGCGGGGGGCGTACTGACCGTCAGCCTGGGGTCGCCCACCGGCTTCGTCGTGATGCCCTACGGGAGTGGCTACTCCGTCACCTCCGACGAGGGCATCACGAGCCTGCCGGGCTGCGGCAAGGACGACATTGACCAATGGCACTGCACGGGCGTCACCAAGGTGGTGGTGACAGGGACCAGCGGCGCCGACTACGTCTCCGTGGAAGGCGACTTCCTCGTGGAGGCCCGGCTCGGCGCCGGCGACGACGAGCTCTATGCCGAGAGCACTCGCAAAGTCACGGCCTATACCGAGGCCGGAGCGGACCGTGTGCTGCTGTCCAACCACAACAACCTGGCCAACATCCAGGCCGCCCACATCGACGGTGGCGACGGTGACGACTGGATCGTCGGCGGCTCCGGCGGCGACACCCTCATCGGCGGCTCCGGCAACGACGAGATCGCCGGGGGTGCAGGCAACGACTCCATTCAGGGCGGCGAGGGCGCTGACAAGCTCTTCGGGGGCAGGTTCGACAAGAACCCGATCGACGGCGGCGACGGTGACGACGTCCTCGACGGGGGTGGCGGCGACGACCTCATGTATGGCGGCCTGGGCGCCGACGTCTTCAACGGCGGCGCCGGAGTCGACACCGTCGACTACGACAACGCCTATGACTTCAACGTCACTCGTGTGTTCAACGCCTCCCTCGACGGCATCGCCAACGACGGCGTGAGCGGCGAGGGCGACAACATCGGCGCCGACGGCGGGGTCGAGAACCTGTTCATCGACGCGTACGGCACCTTCAACCCGATGACTGTCGTCGGCAACGACGCCGCCAACACGATCACCGGTGCTCCCTCTGGCACGGTCAGCGTCGACCTGCGCGGCGGCAACGACTCCTTCGTGGGTGGCGCCTCCGACGGCGGCACCATCAGTGTCGTTGGTGGTGCCGGCGACGACCGGATCACCACGTGGGGCAAGGAGATCAGTGTCGACGGCGGGACAGGCGCCGACATGATCAAGACTCAGGACGGCGACTCCACCGTCACCGGTGGGCCGGGGTCGGACTCGATTATCACCGGCGCTGGCAACGACACCATCAACTCCCGCGACGGCGAGGTCGACTCCATCTCCTGCGGCATCGGCGCCGACACGCTGATCGGCGACTCCCACGACGTCGTCAACGCCGACCCGCTCGCCTTCTGCGAGTCGCAGGACTTGGCCGCTGCCGTCGCTGGTGAGGTAGAAATCGCCATCGGTGCCCGCACCAAGGTGAGCAAGAAGGGCGTCGCGAAGTTCAAGGTCGCCAATGGCCTGACTAACTCGGTCACCGTCAAGGCCATCGTGAAGTCCACAAAGCCCAAACTGCGGGCCGGTGTCCGCAAGGCGACGATCAAGGCGGGCGCCAAGGGCGCCATCAAGGTCAAGCTCTCAAAGAAGGCGTTCCGACTCCTCAAGCGCAAGGGCAAGCTCAAGGTGGTTGTCACCGTGAGGATCGTGTCCGGAGCGCAGGGCAAGGTGACCCGCAAGACAGTCCTGAAGCGCTGA
- a CDS encoding ATP-binding protein has translation MLIGRTSEEARIRSAVRDATACVLVHGEAGVGKSALVRAALDEAEHHEGGALATLELAAVPGAAARLRRPARRHLDR, from the coding sequence ATGCTGATCGGGCGCACCTCGGAGGAGGCCCGCATCCGCAGTGCGGTCCGGGACGCGACGGCCTGCGTCCTGGTGCACGGCGAGGCGGGCGTGGGCAAGAGCGCGCTGGTGCGAGCCGCACTGGACGAAGCCGAGCATCACGAGGGGGGTGCGCTCGCGACGCTCGAATTGGCTGCCGTTCCTGGCGCTGCGGCGCGCCTTCGCCGACCTGCCCGACGACATCTGGACCGGTGA